One genomic window of Nicotiana sylvestris chromosome 10, ASM39365v2, whole genome shotgun sequence includes the following:
- the LOC104226133 gene encoding uncharacterized protein isoform X1, translated as MEKLSSSGLSHIFMTVFLHCFSAFMVIPAITDITMSAICPGKDECSLAIYLTGFQHAIIGLGSLIIMPVLGNLSDTYGRKVMLTVPLTLSIFPLVILAYSRTKYFFYAYYVLRTLVAMVCEGNVHCLALAYVADVVPESRRASVFGVLSGIASSAFVCGNLSTRFLSTASTFQVAATVAVIALVYTRMFLPEPLIKDHISAKGTETICLLEKTPKESFQLFKTLPSFNDVLCLLKNSSTLLHAAIVSFFVYVAQVGLESSLLYFLKAQFHFNKDQFADLLIISGIAGSISQLLLMPILVPALGEEKLLSVGLFFSCVHMLLYSIAWSSWVPYASALISIMSIFAMPCLKSMASKQVGPNEQGKVQGCITGICSFASVVSPLIFSPLTALFLSERAPFHFPGFGLACAAFALLLAFIESFMIRSPHLVTNCNLSNSDSAEP; from the exons ATGGAAAAGTTGTCTAGTAGTGGGTTGAGCCACATATTCATGACAGTGTTTCTTCACTGCTTCTCTGCATTCATGGTGATTCCTGCCATTACTGATATCACCATGTCTGCCATTTGTCCTGGAAAAGATGAATGCTCCCTTGCTATATATCTCACTGGATTTCAACATGCG ATAATAGGATTGGGATCGCTGATTATAATGCCAGTGTTGGGGAATCTGTCGGACACGTATGGAAGAAAAGTCATGCTGACGGTGCCTTTGACCCTTTCCATATTTCCTCTAG TGATATTGGCATACAGCAGGACAAAATACTTCTTCTATGCTTACTACGTCCTAAGGACTCTCGTTGCTATGGTTTGCGAAGGAAATGTGCACTGCCTTGCTCTTGCCTATGTG GCTGATGTAGTTCCAGAGAGCCGACGTGCCTCTGTCTTTGGAGTCCTCTCTGGGATTGCCTCCTCTGCTTTTGTCTGTGGAAACCTCTCTACTCGCTTCCTCTCTACTGCTTCCACTTTCCAA GTTGCTGCAACAGTGGCAGTGATAGCTCTGGTATACACGAGGATGTTTCTCCCAGAGCCTTTGATAAAAGACCATATTTCTGCTAAAGGAACAGAGACCATATGTCTCTTGGAAAAAACTCCAAAGGAAAGTTTTCAATTATTCAAGACACTGCCTTCTTTCAACGATGTGCTATGTTTGTTAAAGAATAG CTCAACACTCTTACATGCAGCTATTGTTTCCTTCTTTGTCTATGTTGCACAAGTTGGCCTTGAGTCCTCTCTTCTT tatttcttgaaggcccagtttCACTTCAACAAAGACCAATTTGCAGATTTGCTTATCATTTCTGGGATTGCAGGATCCATATCACAG CTGCTTCTCATGCCCATATTAGTTCCTGCTCTTGGAGAAGAGAAACTGCTCTCTGTTGGGCTCTTTTTCAGTTGTGTTCAT ATGTTACTTTATAGCATTGCTTGGTCCTCATGG GTCCCTTATGCTAGCGCTTTGATCTCTATTATGTCTATTTTCGCGATGCCATGT TTGAAGAGCATGGCGTCCAAGCAAGTTGGGCCAAATGAGCAG GGAAAGGTTCAAGGATGCATCACAGGCATATGTTCCTTTGCGAGCGTTGTTTCCCCATTAATTTTTAGTCCTTTAACAG CTTTATTTCTATCAGAACGTGCACCCTTTCATTTCCCAGGATTTGGTCTAGCCTGTGCTGCCTTTGCTTTA TTGCTAGCCTTCATTGAGAGCTTCATGATAAGGTCACCTCATCTGGTAACCAATTGCAATCTAAGCAACTCAGACTCAGCAGAACCTTAG
- the LOC104226133 gene encoding uncharacterized protein isoform X2: protein MPVLGNLSDTYGRKVMLTVPLTLSIFPLVILAYSRTKYFFYAYYVLRTLVAMVCEGNVHCLALAYVADVVPESRRASVFGVLSGIASSAFVCGNLSTRFLSTASTFQVAATVAVIALVYTRMFLPEPLIKDHISAKGTETICLLEKTPKESFQLFKTLPSFNDVLCLLKNSSTLLHAAIVSFFVYVAQVGLESSLLYFLKAQFHFNKDQFADLLIISGIAGSISQLLLMPILVPALGEEKLLSVGLFFSCVHMLLYSIAWSSWVPYASALISIMSIFAMPCLKSMASKQVGPNEQGKVQGCITGICSFASVVSPLIFSPLTALFLSERAPFHFPGFGLACAAFALLLAFIESFMIRSPHLVTNCNLSNSDSAEP from the exons ATGCCAGTGTTGGGGAATCTGTCGGACACGTATGGAAGAAAAGTCATGCTGACGGTGCCTTTGACCCTTTCCATATTTCCTCTAG TGATATTGGCATACAGCAGGACAAAATACTTCTTCTATGCTTACTACGTCCTAAGGACTCTCGTTGCTATGGTTTGCGAAGGAAATGTGCACTGCCTTGCTCTTGCCTATGTG GCTGATGTAGTTCCAGAGAGCCGACGTGCCTCTGTCTTTGGAGTCCTCTCTGGGATTGCCTCCTCTGCTTTTGTCTGTGGAAACCTCTCTACTCGCTTCCTCTCTACTGCTTCCACTTTCCAA GTTGCTGCAACAGTGGCAGTGATAGCTCTGGTATACACGAGGATGTTTCTCCCAGAGCCTTTGATAAAAGACCATATTTCTGCTAAAGGAACAGAGACCATATGTCTCTTGGAAAAAACTCCAAAGGAAAGTTTTCAATTATTCAAGACACTGCCTTCTTTCAACGATGTGCTATGTTTGTTAAAGAATAG CTCAACACTCTTACATGCAGCTATTGTTTCCTTCTTTGTCTATGTTGCACAAGTTGGCCTTGAGTCCTCTCTTCTT tatttcttgaaggcccagtttCACTTCAACAAAGACCAATTTGCAGATTTGCTTATCATTTCTGGGATTGCAGGATCCATATCACAG CTGCTTCTCATGCCCATATTAGTTCCTGCTCTTGGAGAAGAGAAACTGCTCTCTGTTGGGCTCTTTTTCAGTTGTGTTCAT ATGTTACTTTATAGCATTGCTTGGTCCTCATGG GTCCCTTATGCTAGCGCTTTGATCTCTATTATGTCTATTTTCGCGATGCCATGT TTGAAGAGCATGGCGTCCAAGCAAGTTGGGCCAAATGAGCAG GGAAAGGTTCAAGGATGCATCACAGGCATATGTTCCTTTGCGAGCGTTGTTTCCCCATTAATTTTTAGTCCTTTAACAG CTTTATTTCTATCAGAACGTGCACCCTTTCATTTCCCAGGATTTGGTCTAGCCTGTGCTGCCTTTGCTTTA TTGCTAGCCTTCATTGAGAGCTTCATGATAAGGTCACCTCATCTGGTAACCAATTGCAATCTAAGCAACTCAGACTCAGCAGAACCTTAG